In a genomic window of Aggregatimonas sangjinii:
- a CDS encoding phosphatase PAP2 family protein: protein MWETLIQYDKELFLFLNNLGSPTWDAFWMFLTHKLSSIPLYILLLYLSFKKFGLKSTLVLLVAVALMIVVTNGLADFFKYGVQRLRPCFDPDLNDAFRLVKAHCGGTYGYFSAHASNTSAVAIFFIILLKSNFRYIGIFLLLWAFLVGYSRIYIGVHFPSDVLSGMAIGVLFGWLFAKLYIFALLRLPK from the coding sequence ATGTGGGAAACCCTCATACAGTACGATAAGGAGCTCTTCCTCTTCCTGAACAATCTGGGTTCCCCGACCTGGGATGCCTTTTGGATGTTCTTGACCCATAAGCTAAGCTCGATTCCGCTTTACATACTACTCCTTTACCTTTCCTTTAAAAAATTCGGTTTGAAGTCCACTTTGGTCCTGCTCGTTGCCGTAGCGCTTATGATCGTGGTCACGAATGGTTTGGCGGATTTCTTCAAATATGGGGTACAACGGCTAAGACCTTGTTTCGATCCTGACCTAAATGACGCCTTTCGCTTGGTCAAGGCACATTGTGGAGGTACATATGGCTATTTTTCGGCCCACGCGTCAAATACTTCGGCGGTGGCTATCTTCTTCATTATTTTGTTGAAGTCTAACTTCCGCTACATAGGAATTTTCCTATTGCTTTGGGCGTTTTTGGTCGGGTATAGTCGCATTTATATCGGGGTGCATTTTCCGTCGGATGTCCTCTCCGGCATGGCTATTGGCGTTCTTTTCGGCTGGTTATTTGCAAAGTTGTATATATTTGCATTGCTCAGACTCCCCAAATGA
- a CDS encoding MATE family efflux transporter, which yields MLEKYTKEFKYNTKLAVPVIMGMLGHTFVAFADNLMVGRLGTAELAAVSLGNSFVFIAMSLGIGFSTAITPLVAEADGAGNKANGKSALKHGLVLCTILGITLFGIILLCKPLMYHMRQPAEVVVLAMPYLDLVAFSLVPLIIFQAFKQFSEGLSQTKYPMYATILANVINVVLNYLLIFGSFGFPKMGIVGAAIGTLVSRIIMVVYLWYLLKSKKKFSDYVTNFNFKEIQKKVMHKIIGLGFPSALQMFFEVAIFTAAIWLSGVLGKNAQAANQIALNLSSMTFMFGMGLGVAAMIRVGNQKGLTNFPELRRIGKSIFLLTLLIEIVFAALFLWGRHWFPTLYLDVNDLANMADNNEVIVLAAELLLVAAFFQISDGIQVVVLGALRGLQDVKIPTLMTFIAYWAIGFPVSYYLGLHTELGSTGIWIGLLTGLTASAIMLYIRFDYLTKKLIAME from the coding sequence TTGTTAGAAAAATACACCAAAGAATTTAAGTACAACACCAAACTTGCCGTTCCCGTAATCATGGGTATGTTGGGGCATACCTTTGTTGCCTTTGCCGATAATCTCATGGTCGGGCGTTTGGGTACGGCAGAACTGGCCGCGGTTTCTTTGGGGAATAGTTTTGTATTCATTGCGATGTCGCTCGGTATCGGTTTTTCAACCGCCATTACGCCCTTGGTTGCCGAGGCCGATGGGGCAGGAAATAAAGCGAACGGCAAAAGCGCCTTAAAGCATGGTCTGGTGCTGTGTACCATTTTAGGTATTACACTTTTCGGTATCATCCTACTTTGCAAACCACTTATGTATCATATGCGGCAGCCTGCCGAAGTGGTGGTATTGGCTATGCCCTATCTCGATTTGGTCGCATTTTCCTTGGTGCCCTTGATCATCTTTCAGGCGTTCAAACAGTTTTCCGAAGGTCTCTCACAGACCAAATACCCGATGTATGCTACGATCTTGGCCAATGTAATCAATGTCGTGTTGAACTACCTGCTGATTTTCGGATCCTTCGGGTTTCCTAAAATGGGTATTGTGGGGGCTGCCATAGGCACCTTGGTTTCCCGTATCATCATGGTCGTGTATCTGTGGTATTTGCTGAAAAGTAAAAAGAAGTTTTCGGACTATGTTACGAATTTCAATTTTAAGGAGATTCAGAAAAAGGTGATGCACAAAATAATCGGTTTGGGTTTCCCGTCAGCCCTACAGATGTTTTTCGAGGTGGCGATTTTTACCGCGGCCATTTGGTTGAGCGGGGTGTTGGGGAAGAATGCCCAAGCGGCGAACCAAATCGCCTTGAACCTTAGTAGCATGACCTTTATGTTCGGAATGGGTCTTGGGGTGGCCGCCATGATACGGGTGGGTAACCAAAAAGGGCTAACCAACTTTCCCGAGTTACGGCGTATCGGGAAGTCCATTTTTCTGCTGACGCTATTGATCGAGATTGTTTTTGCAGCTTTGTTTTTATGGGGTCGGCATTGGTTTCCTACCTTATATTTGGATGTGAACGACCTCGCGAATATGGCGGACAATAATGAAGTGATCGTGCTGGCTGCGGAACTGCTGTTGGTCGCTGCCTTTTTTCAGATTTCGGACGGGATTCAGGTGGTGGTCCTGGGAGCCCTTCGGGGACTGCAAGATGTGAAAATACCGACACTCATGACCTTTATCGCCTATTGGGCCATCGGGTTTCCCGTATCGTATTACCTGGGATTGCATACAGAATTGGGAAGCACCGGCATATGGATCGGCTTGTTGACCGGTCTTACGGCATCGGCCATTATGTTGTATATTCGATTCGATTATTTGACCAAAAAATTAATAGCAATGGAGTAG
- a CDS encoding ABC transporter ATP-binding protein, giving the protein MEHILSVQHLTKKYGSLTAVKDLSFEIQKGNVYGILGPNGSGKSTTLGIVLNVVNRTAGEFSWFDGSIDTHTALKKVGAIIERPNFYPYMSAVQNLKLVCKIKEVAHDKVDEKLELVGLLDRKHSKFRTYSLGMKQRLAIASALLNDPEILILDEPTNGLDPQGIHQIREIIKKIASQGTTILLASHLLDEVEKVCTHVVILRKGEKLYSGRVDGMIATHGFFELKSEQQEGLSEYLKNHSSFGEIKAENGILTAFLKEEMSAEELNKTLFEKGIFLSHLVKRKESLEEQFLTLTKNQAN; this is encoded by the coding sequence TTGGAACACATACTCTCGGTACAACACCTCACCAAAAAGTACGGATCGCTTACCGCAGTGAAAGATCTTTCGTTTGAAATTCAAAAAGGCAATGTGTACGGCATTCTGGGCCCGAACGGAAGCGGGAAGTCTACAACACTGGGCATTGTCCTGAACGTGGTCAACCGAACGGCGGGCGAATTTTCCTGGTTCGATGGGAGCATCGATACCCATACCGCCCTTAAAAAAGTCGGGGCCATTATCGAACGACCTAATTTTTACCCGTATATGAGCGCGGTACAAAATCTAAAATTGGTCTGTAAGATCAAGGAGGTAGCACATGACAAAGTCGATGAGAAGCTAGAATTGGTAGGCCTGTTAGATCGCAAGCATAGCAAATTTCGAACCTATTCCTTAGGAATGAAGCAACGTTTGGCCATCGCCTCTGCCCTTTTGAACGACCCCGAAATCCTTATTTTGGACGAACCGACCAACGGCTTAGATCCACAGGGTATTCACCAAATACGCGAAATCATCAAAAAAATCGCCTCCCAAGGCACTACCATTCTTCTGGCGTCGCATTTGTTGGACGAGGTCGAGAAAGTCTGTACGCATGTGGTGATTTTGAGAAAAGGGGAAAAACTATACTCGGGCCGCGTAGACGGGATGATCGCCACACACGGTTTCTTCGAACTGAAATCGGAACAGCAGGAAGGTTTATCGGAATATTTGAAAAATCACTCGAGTTTTGGGGAAATCAAGGCCGAAAACGGAATCCTTACCGCCTTTCTGAAGGAAGAAATGAGTGCCGAGGAATTGAATAAAACGCTCTTTGAAAAGGGCATCTTCCTTTCCCATTTGGTCAAACGAAAGGAAAGTCTTGAAGAGCAGTTCTTAACCTTGACCAAAAACCAAGCAAACTAG
- a CDS encoding ABC transporter permease, giving the protein MIRLLQIEFIKLWNNRSSKILIATYFILITSIALVSMIKFDFGDIHFQLADQGIFNFPYIWHFNTFFVAWFKLFLAIVIVSMMANEYSNKTIKQNLIDGLSKKEFVLSKFLTVLVFALVSTVFIFVVSLILGLIYSDYNEVSIIFSDLEFIVAYFLKLTGFFSFCLFLGVLVKRSAFALGFLFIWQILEGITAVVVQQKIFPGNRDMSEIVLGFLPLQSMFNLIGEPITRLNVIQSAAKQLGADFKMDYHVQWYEMLIVIGWTALFIYGAYALLKRRDL; this is encoded by the coding sequence ATGATACGATTACTTCAAATAGAATTTATTAAGCTATGGAACAATAGGTCGAGTAAAATACTGATAGCCACCTATTTCATTCTCATTACTTCCATCGCTTTGGTATCGATGATCAAGTTCGATTTTGGTGATATACACTTTCAATTGGCCGATCAGGGCATCTTCAATTTTCCATACATATGGCATTTCAATACCTTTTTTGTCGCTTGGTTTAAATTGTTCTTGGCCATTGTAATCGTCTCTATGATGGCGAACGAATACAGCAATAAGACTATCAAACAAAACCTTATCGACGGCCTTTCCAAGAAGGAGTTCGTGCTTTCGAAATTTTTGACCGTTTTGGTGTTCGCCTTGGTATCGACCGTTTTTATATTCGTCGTATCGCTCATTCTCGGGCTTATTTATTCGGATTATAACGAGGTTTCCATCATCTTTTCCGACCTGGAGTTTATTGTGGCTTATTTTTTAAAGCTCACCGGATTCTTCTCATTCTGCTTGTTTCTTGGGGTTCTGGTCAAACGATCCGCCTTTGCTTTGGGATTCCTCTTCATTTGGCAAATATTGGAGGGCATTACCGCGGTGGTCGTTCAACAAAAAATTTTTCCAGGGAATCGCGATATGTCGGAAATCGTTTTGGGGTTTTTACCCCTGCAATCGATGTTCAATTTGATCGGGGAACCTATAACCCGGCTCAACGTCATCCAATCCGCGGCGAAGCAACTGGGCGCCGATTTTAAAATGGACTATCATGTACAATGGTATGAAATGCTTATCGTTATCGGTTGGACAGCCCTTTTCATATACGGTGCCTATGCCCTATTAAAGCGAAGGGATTTATAA
- a CDS encoding T9SS type B sorting domain-containing protein: MKKIIFSLFLLISIPSWSQQANDCIDAVVVCGNNQIASNASGFGTQELDNQANPCAFEEVNSLWFQLTIGSTGELAFDIVPDSDAITVDYDFYVFGPNFSCDDFTDPVRCSTTNPSEAGLTYNTTGLRSSENDDSEGPGANGNSYVDALSVQAGETYYLLIDRPHGGGGFELDWTGTAQFLPGPEVQEPSNIEVCLSEAIVEVDLTSRETQITQSPDVQIDYFNSFANAFDFEDEINAPDRFAFSGARENIYVRVTNTLSECFEIVDFTVTALEFNDPPDIEQVVCDTDRDGAGVYDLLGVVSDIEDTLQNPAEFVISLYRNEIDAMASRNPLILASYTTFASVLYARVSSVQLGNCFTTFPVMLTIEENPYPAVIELTQCDVDEADSLDGITRTNLEQAFPDNPDSVISFYESIGARGAGRAIAEPSNYTNQTPFDQVLYYRTTSGDCFSDGELQLTINPTLVSLQTASPFMVCADATVDGMVQGTFDLEEIRANQYAGLDVAFYANRDDLSLERNRLTGILNTPTTTIYARLEANNQCQGAEQLDLVVNALPEIGLETSYQVCTDGEPLVLQAPEGFDSYTWYSGTDGAFMEIGDRSELTITEAGDYRLMVGTLYEMNGQSVVCNADFDFSVSPSNAATIQNIEIEEFSAENSVEITVSGDGDYEYSLDGENYQNEAGFENTAAGFYTVFVRDKNGCGISEEDISIIGYPKFFTPNADGVNDTWQLLGLNDTEGIVTSVSIYDRYGKLIRMMTDNDSGWDGTLNGAPLPASDYWFRIALEGRKEVKGHFTLKR, from the coding sequence ATGAAAAAAATCATCTTCTCTCTCTTTCTATTGATTTCGATACCTTCATGGTCGCAACAGGCCAATGATTGCATCGATGCCGTTGTCGTCTGCGGGAATAACCAAATCGCTTCAAACGCCTCCGGTTTCGGTACCCAGGAACTGGACAATCAAGCGAACCCCTGTGCCTTCGAGGAGGTAAATAGCCTCTGGTTTCAACTGACTATCGGCAGCACGGGCGAATTGGCCTTTGACATTGTCCCGGATAGCGATGCCATTACCGTGGATTATGATTTTTATGTATTCGGACCTAATTTTTCCTGCGATGACTTTACCGACCCCGTTCGTTGCTCAACGACAAACCCTTCGGAGGCCGGCCTGACTTACAATACCACTGGACTCCGGAGTTCGGAAAACGACGATTCGGAAGGACCCGGAGCCAACGGCAATAGCTACGTTGACGCCCTTAGCGTGCAGGCCGGGGAAACTTATTATCTCTTGATCGATCGCCCGCATGGTGGCGGAGGCTTCGAACTCGATTGGACAGGTACCGCCCAATTTCTACCCGGACCAGAGGTACAGGAACCTTCGAATATTGAGGTATGCCTCTCCGAGGCCATCGTGGAAGTCGACCTGACATCAAGGGAAACCCAGATAACCCAAAGTCCGGACGTACAAATCGACTACTTCAATAGTTTTGCCAATGCCTTTGATTTTGAGGATGAGATCAACGCCCCCGATCGTTTTGCATTTTCGGGAGCACGAGAGAATATTTACGTTCGGGTGACCAACACGCTCAGCGAATGTTTTGAAATTGTGGATTTTACGGTCACCGCGCTGGAATTTAACGACCCACCGGATATTGAACAGGTGGTCTGTGATACGGATCGTGACGGAGCCGGAGTTTATGACCTGTTGGGTGTGGTCTCCGATATTGAAGATACCTTGCAAAACCCTGCGGAATTCGTCATTTCGCTATACCGCAACGAAATCGATGCGATGGCGAGCCGGAATCCCCTCATACTCGCCTCCTATACTACGTTCGCCTCCGTGCTATATGCCCGCGTCAGTTCCGTACAACTTGGGAACTGTTTTACGACCTTCCCAGTGATGCTGACGATCGAGGAAAATCCGTATCCGGCCGTAATCGAGTTGACGCAATGCGACGTAGACGAAGCCGACTCCCTAGATGGCATTACGCGAACAAATTTAGAACAGGCCTTTCCCGATAATCCGGATAGCGTGATCAGCTTTTATGAGTCCATTGGCGCTAGGGGTGCCGGCAGGGCCATAGCCGAACCAAGCAACTACACCAATCAGACCCCGTTCGATCAAGTGCTGTATTATCGAACTACTTCGGGGGACTGTTTCAGTGATGGCGAGTTGCAGCTCACCATTAACCCGACCCTGGTAAGCCTTCAAACGGCAAGCCCTTTTATGGTATGTGCGGATGCCACCGTTGACGGTATGGTACAAGGCACCTTTGATTTGGAGGAAATAAGGGCGAACCAGTATGCCGGGCTGGATGTGGCTTTTTACGCTAATCGCGATGACCTGAGTTTGGAACGGAATAGGTTGACGGGCATCCTCAACACCCCCACGACGACCATTTATGCGCGCTTGGAAGCCAACAACCAATGCCAGGGCGCAGAACAATTGGACTTAGTGGTCAATGCATTGCCGGAAATAGGTCTGGAAACCTCCTATCAAGTATGTACCGATGGGGAGCCTTTGGTATTGCAGGCCCCAGAGGGTTTCGACAGCTACACTTGGTATTCGGGTACGGATGGCGCCTTTATGGAAATCGGCGATAGGAGCGAATTGACCATCACCGAAGCCGGTGATTACCGTTTAATGGTCGGTACGCTCTATGAAATGAACGGGCAAAGCGTAGTCTGTAACGCGGACTTCGATTTTAGTGTAAGTCCGTCGAATGCGGCGACCATTCAGAACATTGAAATCGAGGAATTTTCAGCGGAAAATTCGGTCGAGATTACGGTAAGCGGGGACGGGGACTATGAGTATTCCCTGGACGGCGAAAACTATCAGAACGAGGCCGGTTTTGAGAACACCGCTGCAGGATTCTATACCGTTTTTGTGAGGGACAAGAACGGTTGTGGTATCTCGGAGGAAGACATATCTATCATCGGATATCCGAAATTCTTTACCCCGAATGCCGATGGGGTAAATGATACCTGGCAGCTACTGGGTCTAAACGATACCGAAGGAATCGTCACCAGTGTGAGTATCTATGACCGCTATGGGAAGCTTATTCGCATGATGACCGACAATGATTCCGGTTGGGACGGCACCTTAAACGGAGCGCCCCTGCCCGCTTCCGACTACTGGTTCAGGATAGCCCTGGAGGGAAGAAAGGAAGTAAAGGGGCATTTTACGCTCAAAAGGTAA
- the uvrB gene encoding excinuclease ABC subunit UvrB, with product MKFKVVSDFEPTGDQPQAIAQLVEGIKGKERYQTLLGVTGSGKTFTVANVIEQVQRPTLLLAHNKTLAAQLYSEFKQFFPNNAVEYFVSYYDYYQPEAFIPTSGLYIEKDLSINEDIEKLRLSTTSSLLSGRRDVLVVASVSCLYGIGNPVEFQKNVITIKKDQVIARTKFLHQLVQSLYSRTTADFRNGNFRVKGDVVDVFPSYADHAFRIHFFGDEVEEIEAFDPFNNKVIEVYENLSIYPANMFVTSPDILQNAVHQIQEDMVKQVDYFKSIEKPLEAKRLEERTSFDLEMIRELGYCSGIENYSRYLDGRAPGTRPFCLLDYFPDDYLMVIDESHVTIPQVHAMYGGDYSRKVNLVDYGFRLPAAMDNRPLKFEEFEGLQNQVLYVSATPADYELKLSEGIYAEQIIRPTGLLDPIIEVRPSLNQIDDLVEEIQQRVEKDERTLVTTLTKRMAEELAKYLTRINVRCRYIHSDVDTLERVEIMQDLRKGIFDVLIGVNLLREGLDLPEVSLVAILDADKEGFLRNNRSLTQTVGRAARHLNGKAIMYADKITASMQKTIDETIYRREKQTAYNLKHNITPKALNKSLDSALAKNSVSTYHFKKEELRAAEPDMDYLTKEQIEKLIRTKRKSMEKAAKELDFMQAARLRDEIKMLQEKE from the coding sequence ATGAAATTCAAGGTAGTATCAGACTTCGAGCCCACGGGCGACCAGCCCCAGGCCATCGCCCAATTAGTGGAAGGAATTAAGGGAAAGGAACGGTATCAAACGCTTTTGGGCGTGACCGGATCGGGCAAGACCTTTACCGTGGCCAATGTGATCGAGCAGGTACAACGGCCCACCTTGCTCCTGGCCCACAACAAGACCTTGGCGGCACAATTGTATTCGGAGTTCAAGCAGTTTTTTCCGAACAATGCGGTGGAATATTTCGTATCGTACTACGACTACTATCAACCGGAGGCCTTTATCCCCACCTCTGGCCTGTATATCGAGAAAGACCTGTCGATCAACGAGGATATCGAAAAGCTACGCCTGAGCACCACCTCATCCCTACTTTCCGGTCGGCGCGATGTGCTGGTGGTTGCCTCGGTGTCTTGCCTATACGGTATCGGGAATCCGGTGGAGTTTCAGAAAAACGTCATTACCATTAAAAAGGACCAGGTGATCGCGCGCACCAAATTCCTGCACCAGCTGGTGCAAAGCCTGTATTCGCGGACCACGGCGGACTTCCGAAACGGGAATTTCAGGGTGAAGGGCGATGTGGTGGACGTATTCCCCAGCTATGCCGACCATGCCTTCCGCATTCATTTTTTCGGGGACGAGGTCGAGGAGATAGAGGCGTTCGACCCGTTTAACAACAAGGTGATCGAGGTATACGAGAACCTGAGCATCTACCCCGCCAATATGTTCGTGACCTCGCCCGACATTCTACAGAACGCCGTACATCAGATTCAGGAGGATATGGTAAAGCAAGTCGATTATTTTAAGAGTATCGAAAAACCTTTGGAGGCGAAACGCCTTGAGGAACGCACCAGTTTTGATCTGGAAATGATCCGCGAGCTGGGCTATTGCTCCGGTATCGAGAACTATTCGCGCTATTTGGACGGTAGGGCACCGGGAACACGACCTTTTTGCCTGTTGGACTATTTTCCCGACGATTACCTGATGGTCATCGATGAGAGTCACGTCACCATTCCGCAAGTGCATGCAATGTACGGTGGGGATTATTCCCGAAAGGTGAATCTGGTGGATTACGGCTTCCGACTTCCCGCGGCCATGGACAATAGGCCGCTGAAATTCGAGGAGTTCGAAGGCCTACAGAATCAGGTCTTGTACGTGAGTGCCACGCCGGCGGACTACGAGCTGAAATTAAGCGAGGGCATCTATGCGGAACAGATCATTCGCCCTACCGGCCTGTTAGACCCGATCATAGAGGTCCGCCCAAGCCTGAACCAGATCGACGACCTGGTGGAAGAGATCCAACAACGGGTCGAAAAGGACGAACGTACCTTGGTGACCACCCTGACCAAGCGGATGGCCGAGGAACTGGCCAAATACCTGACCCGAATCAATGTACGCTGTCGTTATATTCACAGTGATGTGGATACCTTGGAGCGGGTAGAGATCATGCAGGACTTGCGAAAAGGTATTTTCGATGTCCTGATCGGGGTGAATCTCTTGCGGGAAGGTCTCGACCTGCCCGAAGTGTCCTTGGTCGCTATTTTGGATGCGGACAAGGAAGGATTCCTAAGAAACAACCGCTCATTGACCCAAACCGTCGGAAGGGCGGCGCGACACCTGAACGGAAAAGCGATCATGTACGCGGACAAGATTACGGCGAGTATGCAGAAGACCATAGATGAAACGATTTACCGAAGGGAGAAACAGACCGCCTACAACCTGAAGCACAATATCACCCCAAAAGCCTTGAATAAAAGTTTGGATAGTGCCCTGGCAAAGAATTCCGTTTCGACCTATCATTTTAAAAAAGAAGAGCTACGTGCCGCGGAACCGGATATGGATTATCTGACCAAGGAACAGATCGAAAAGCTCATCCGTACGAAACGAAAATCGATGGAAAAGGCGGCCAAGGAATTGGATTTTATGCAGGCCGCACGACTGCGTGACGAGATCAAAATGTTGCAGGAAAAAGAATAG
- a CDS encoding M20/M25/M40 family metallo-hydrolase, translating to MKQKSQFSVQIFGLGKFRNRTFCLLFFCCFFGRFISAQRLSSEEIQAAAKDKFSDAIFDLKSFLALRNDGHFPEEVEQNLKWCDSVFSALDFEVKRISTEGAPLLFAEQKISKKAKTILFYLQIDGQPVDSTKWNQPNAFEATLKEKQASDWKTIAFEKLQTEYDADWRIFARSASDSKGPAMAFISALQILQSKKLKPQFNIKVIMDFQEEMGSPHLAPAVVANKELLAADMMLIMDGTRHLSNLPTLCYGARGIATATLRVFGPRTPLHSGQYGNFAPNPIFETAKLLGSLKDENGRVTLAGFYDGISISDSEKKALLQVPENRDSLLLRLGVAGPDAVGDNYQEALQYPTLNIRGLKAAWVGNEVRTIIPAEVIAEIDMRLVPESDGTRLMEALKSHIQAQGYHLVDSLPTDAERRTHPKLASFNYRLGSKPFRTPMDSDTGTFLNTALQKVFGEDIVNMRTTGGSQPIAPFINTLGIPAVSVRIPNPDNNIHSPNENLRLGNFLEGIVTCLAILDQPLD from the coding sequence ATGAAGCAAAAATCACAATTTTCAGTCCAAATTTTCGGATTGGGGAAATTTCGAAACAGGACTTTTTGCCTGCTGTTTTTCTGTTGCTTTTTCGGGAGATTTATAAGCGCGCAGCGACTCAGTTCGGAGGAGATCCAAGCGGCCGCGAAGGACAAATTTTCGGACGCGATTTTTGACCTGAAATCATTTTTGGCCTTGCGGAACGATGGTCATTTTCCGGAAGAGGTAGAACAAAATCTGAAGTGGTGCGACAGTGTTTTTTCGGCCTTGGATTTTGAGGTAAAACGGATTTCGACCGAGGGCGCTCCCCTACTCTTTGCGGAACAAAAAATCAGCAAAAAAGCCAAGACCATTTTGTTCTATTTGCAGATCGATGGGCAACCGGTCGATAGCACCAAATGGAACCAACCAAATGCCTTCGAAGCAACCCTAAAAGAAAAACAAGCTTCGGATTGGAAAACCATCGCTTTTGAAAAACTGCAAACGGAATACGATGCCGATTGGCGGATTTTCGCCCGATCGGCATCCGACTCCAAAGGTCCCGCCATGGCCTTTATCAGTGCCCTGCAAATTTTGCAGTCCAAGAAACTGAAACCCCAGTTTAATATCAAGGTCATTATGGACTTCCAGGAAGAAATGGGTTCGCCGCATTTGGCGCCGGCGGTGGTGGCGAACAAGGAATTGCTCGCTGCGGACATGATGTTGATCATGGATGGTACCCGCCACCTCTCCAACCTCCCAACCCTGTGTTATGGCGCTAGGGGCATCGCTACGGCCACTTTAAGGGTTTTTGGTCCCCGTACACCCCTACACAGTGGTCAATATGGCAATTTTGCCCCGAATCCCATCTTTGAGACGGCCAAACTGTTGGGAAGCTTAAAGGATGAAAACGGCAGGGTGACCCTAGCTGGCTTCTACGACGGTATCTCTATCAGCGACAGCGAAAAGAAGGCCCTGTTACAGGTTCCCGAAAACCGGGACAGCCTGCTCCTCCGTTTAGGGGTGGCAGGGCCCGATGCCGTGGGCGACAACTACCAAGAAGCGCTGCAATACCCGACCTTAAATATTCGCGGGCTTAAAGCTGCGTGGGTCGGGAACGAAGTACGTACTATAATACCAGCGGAAGTCATTGCCGAAATAGACATGCGCCTAGTGCCCGAATCGGACGGTACCCGCCTGATGGAGGCCCTAAAAAGCCATATTCAGGCCCAAGGTTACCATTTGGTCGATAGCCTCCCCACCGATGCCGAACGCCGCACCCACCCCAAACTCGCTTCTTTTAACTACCGTCTAGGCTCCAAACCCTTTCGTACGCCCATGGACTCCGACACCGGCACCTTCCTCAATACGGCCTTACAAAAGGTTTTCGGGGAGGACATCGTAAATATGCGTACCACGGGCGGGTCGCAGCCCATTGCTCCTTTTATCAATACACTTGGTATTCCAGCGGTTTCGGTACGTATTCCCAATCCGGACAATAACATTCATAGTCCGAATGAAAATTTACGGCTAGGGAACTTTTTGGAGGGCATCGTGACCTGTTTGGCTATTTTGGACCAGCCTTTAGACTAA
- the yidD gene encoding membrane protein insertion efficiency factor YidD translates to MKHFLLNIIHIYWFLIPNSKRRKCIFKESCSHHVFRETKKDGFRKGLKELRFRIKNCQPEFDIFTDVVTGKKKMILKTGVILDESQIAERFK, encoded by the coding sequence ATGAAACACTTTCTTCTAAACATAATACATATTTATTGGTTTTTGATTCCTAACAGTAAGAGGAGGAAATGCATTTTTAAGGAATCCTGCTCGCATCACGTCTTTCGAGAAACAAAAAAGGATGGATTTAGGAAGGGCCTCAAAGAATTGAGATTTAGAATAAAAAATTGTCAACCAGAGTTTGATATTTTCACCGATGTTGTCACCGGAAAGAAGAAGATGATTTTAAAAACGGGAGTTATTCTGGACGAAAGTCAAATTGCCGAACGATTTAAATAA